ACTCATATTATGGAACACGTGTTTCCTATGTGTACAAAATGTTTCAGTCCTAGAGAAATCCAAAAATAATCAGACATCTAGAgcagttttcttttcttttttctttttttttgttttctcgaATGGTGGTGAGAAATTGTAGCTATTTTTCTCAGGTGAATCTATCAGACGTACATAATAGTCATCAAACCACTTGTAATAGGCAAGCACACAGAAATTTTATATGTAGGTTCGCCCCCAAAGAGGTTTGATTCTCGATGGCTGAGGAAACTGTTATAGCCTCTGATCACCAGGCCATCCCTGGGTTCATAAACTATTTTCTACAAGCATTTTTAGGACTTCCTTACAAGTGTCAGAGTCTGATATGAGATGAGACCTTTTAAAGTGCTAGTGTTTCTTAACTTAATGGATTATTAGGGATAGTGGAAGCTCTGTGCAGAGATTTGAATTTTAAGCTATAATTTTCACTTTACAATTCTTTTTGGTCCTGTAGAGATAATCCAAGGAAGTTGGCCACTAAGAAGTCTCCAattttttgtatcttttttccttttcctttttcttttcttctttttggttttGTGATGATACCCCTTTAACTTTAAAGCTGCACGTGTACAGTTTCCTAAGATGGTATACTTTATTTGCTAGGAAAGGGAAATTGTAATACCtaattttgattgttggataCTATGAAATATCTTCATGTTTTTTGGTGACATTATCGTTGCATTCTCATTCACAATGTGGGTCGTATACTGTAACGTTATTTATAAGATAATTCTAGTGTTTAGGTAATGTAGTTCCCTATAGATGTTAACATTATATGCCATGAACAAGACATACAAAAATCCCAACATTCATTGTCAAGTAGCTTACCAGTAAAGCTGCCATAATCAATCAATTGAGACCAAAATCCCTTGCGACTATGGAAAGGCAACCCAAATTATTAGAGATTCTGTTAACAGTGATTTTTGCAGCCCTGCATGATAACCATGGATAAAGACAGAAACAAGTAGATTAAGCCCTGATATCCAGGTGATATTCTTATTGTCTCATCACCCCAAGTATACAAGATCACCAAGGTTGTGCTACAAAGGTGCCTCAAAATCCTTTGTTGCTCAGTTACCACATTATGGATCTTCTACCTGCAGTTGTTATTCTGACATTTTTTCTATACTTTCTAGTTGATATAACTTTTTTGTAATTGAGTTATCAGTAGTCCGATCCTTTTCTAGATTACTCCCCCCCTCCCCTCTTATATTAGTCAGTCTTCTGAGGTTAAATGTGCTCACTTGCTAAGGATTCTATTTTGATTAAATCATTGATATCTTCTGGTATAATTGCTTAAAGAGCAAGAGATTTTCACCTGCATTTGGTGGTGGTTGCTTCAGGATGGAGCTGTTTCAATCCTCAAGTTTGATCACAAAGGAAAACACAGTGGCAGTCTTGTTAGACCTGCTTCGGTGCAACGTGCACTATCATTTCTTGATATGGAGGTTGagcaaataaataaaggaaattatGAGCATTATATGCAGAAAGAAATCCATGAACAACCAGAATCTCTAAGAACGACAATGAGAGGGAGACTTATACGTGGAGGTTCGTGCAAAGCTAAAACTGTTCTTTTGGGTGGACTGAAGGATCACCTAAAAACTATCAGGAGAAGCAGACGTATAGTTTTTATTGGATGTGGCACCAGCTATAATGCTGCTTTAGCAGCAAGACCCATATTAGAAGAACTTTCTGGTAGGTACTCCTAGAGCTCCTATGTATTGGAGCTTTTGATAATACTGATTATTATAATCTAATACCTAACTTTTTCTCTTTTGTAAAATATACAGGTATTCCTGTTACAATGGAGATTGCAAGTGATCTGCTGGATAGGCAGGGACCAATATATAGAGAAGATACGGCTGTTTTTGTTAGTCAATCTGGCGAAACTGCAGATACATTAAATGCATTAGAGTATGCATTAGAGAATGGTGCTTTATGTGTTGGAATTACAAACACAGTTGGTAGTGCAATTGCCAGGAACACGCACTGTGGTGTTCACATTAATGCTGGTGCTGAGATTGGTGTGGCTAGTACCAAGGTAGAAACATTGCTTTGTAAGGGACTAAGGTATTTTATGCATCATTAttgttttgactttttttttcttctgattGCTCTCCAACAGGCCTATACAAGTCAAATAGTAGTGATGGCTATGTTGGCACTAGCTATTGGCGATGATGCAATATCCAGTCAAGGAAGAAGAGAGACCATAATTGATGGGCTATGTGAATTGCCAGGTATGCGTCATTTAGCTTTCTTCCCTGCCATATTGATGATTTGTAGATCTTCTGTTTGTTCCTGAATAGGCATGCAGTTTAAAGGCTTATTCTGACATTTCTATTACATTCTTCTAGTTACCTATAAGTTTTTATTCTCCAGGCAAAGTCAGAGAGGTTCTGAAGCTTGACCAGGAAATGAAGGATCTTGCAAAACTATTGATTGCTGAGCAGTCCCTACTTGTTTTTGGGCGAGGGTACAACTATGCAACTGCCCTTGAGGGGGCCTTGAAAGTGAAGGAGGTGGCACTTATGCACAGTGAAGGAATTCTTGCGGGTGAAATGAAACATGGCCCTTTGGCTCTGGTTGATGAAAATCTTCCAATTGTTGTTATTGCTACCCGTGATGCTTGTTTCAGGTTAGTTTTTCTGCAGTAAATAATAGTTACTTCTTTTGGAAGTTACAAATATCAATGCATGCTGACATCTTCTTGTTGTGGACAGTAAGCAACAATCAGTTATTCAGCAACTTCATGCCCGGAAAGGCCGACTTATTGTGATGTGTTCGAAAGGGGACTCAGCATCTGTGTGTGTGGGTGGTTCTTGTAGAGTAATTGAAGTTCCTCAGGTTGAGGATTGTCTTCAACCCGTAATAAATGTAGTTCCATTGCAGGTACTTCAGTCAGACCATTTCAATATATATTCTAAGTCTTTCTTCATTTGTGCAAAACTGGATAATTAGTGGTTGGCATCGATTACAAAAAATAGtaacttatttattttgcaaAAAGCTGTTATGCAGTAACTCTTATGATGCAGAATCTAGGAGCTTTAGGTATAAGGGCTGCTTTAATGTGTATAAAGTATTTGCCAATATGCATTGCAAATTATATTGGTACTTGTAGTGTCATACTGCTGTGAGTTCTTGAGGGTGACTTGATTGTGTTAATTGACAATTTTGTGCTACTAAAACATAGTTTTCTCTAATCCCCTGGGAGATGGTATGTGCATTTTCCTGCTTGCCCTTCCGAGAATGGAAATTTGCCGTagatgaaaaaataaactatGTTCGGAATTTCTCATGAGTAATTATGACCTGGGACttgcaaaatattttgtttctgttGATGCAGTTTACTGCTATCTTGCTGGTATCAACAATAGACGTTAATAATATTTGCACAGCCTAAAGATTATGCGTTTTGGTTTTGATACCTCCCTTGTGCTTTTTCTAGTCTTGCAACCtcttagtcattatttatttattttattaccGTTCTTTACGCTTCGGTATTGTATACATTTACTTGCTTAGTTAGTTATTCTCTTCACCTCTGATTAGGGGGGGCTTACAGATCTGTTGATTTCCTGCTAATTTCCAGTTGACAATTTCCATGCATGCATTATCGCCCTTTATATGTTTGTATGTTGTTAATACATAAAACTTGTCAAAaggatttttgtattatttaactTCATCATATCTTTTTCCCGTGCCTTCTCCAAATACTATTATGATGTCAGCTGGAAGCAAAACAAGGGATAGACTATCTCTGCTCCTGATTCCTGAATACTGACTGCTTGTCATTCTAATTTAAGttacaaatataattaactTACATTTCTAGTAAGGTTTCATGTAACACGAATCCCCTCCTCTACTTCATCTGCCATTTCAAGTACTAAAATGTGCTAAAAGCACTTGGCATACGCACTTTTCCTTCTCTGGACAAGTGATGAATAAGTGCCTTTGTTTCTGCTGCCTAATCTGCTCTATTTGCAGCTACAAATTACTTTGTTCCCTGTTCTGATAATCTGTTCAAATTTTCATCTGTCTGAGTCCATATGCATCCTGTCGTCtttattaattctttttcttttttttttttttctgtttgggTGCAGTTGTTGGCCTATCATCTAACCGTTCTGCGCGGCTACAATGTTGACCAGCCACGCAATCTTGCAAAGAGCGTGACAACCCAGTGAGGTAGCTTTATCCCAATGTTCCTTTGATTTTAGAATGTGTAAAGGCTTGATTTTTTAAACTGAACCCATTACCTTCTCTATTTATGCCCTTCCTAACCTTAGTAATATATATCCGTTGCTTCGGTATTGCGACCATGTGGTCTTGCACAGCTCAACGTACTCATCTCTATCGTtcattattacaataatatatGGTTAGTTGATTGACTTACAGTTGACGCAATGCCTCCCAGTAGTGATAACAAATTAGAAGTTATGGTTTTTACTCATTGAAACAAAGTACTGAGGTGAAGAGCTTCATGGTACCTGCAAGAGATACTTTTTTCCGTTTATTTAAGATCCAAATGCTTAAGCCGAGATTGGCGCTTCaggaattgaattgaattgaattgttaTGGAATCTTTGTGTGTCAAGTTCACCAGTCATGCCCATCTGGAATAGGATTGTTTGCTGCAATGCAACAACGCACATGAAGACAAACCCTTAATCCCCAATACATGGGTTAACTACATGAATTTCAATTCGGTGATTAATGACTTCATCTTCTACAAGGCCTTCATCTCTCTCATATTAGAGACTGATAGTATGGTCACATTCATCAATGTTGCAAGCAGAGGACTAGCAAGAACATCTACATTGCATAATTATAAGGGTTCGGACACAGGAGATGGATAATATAACATGCCATTTACCTTAGATTGCAATGAATGGTTTATAACTCTAGGTACACTTTGAATGAAATAGAAAGACAGCAAAACTGGAAAGCATCCACACAGACCAAGCGTTGCCATCATCATTTGTACAAAACTGAATCAATACAAGCACCACTTGTCTTTGTGCCCAATTCAATCTCTTATCTTCTGGACTCCAACCCAACGTGCATAATCCACCCACCTGTCCATCcaataataacacaaaaatgAATTTTCCACATCGAAAATAGAACACTAAAAAGAATCAAAAAGTCATGTTAGCAATTCTTACATCAAGGACCCCAAGAATGTGTTGCCAGTACGAACAGCAAAGCACATTGCACCGAGTACAACCTTATGTTGGTGTAACAAAGGTTCTAACATCCGCTGTTCAATAACTCCGGCTAGAACTTGGTACCTGCGAAGAACAAAATGAATTGCAAGACCCTGGAATCAATCGCACGAACTGCTGAGCAAAAGGGCAATTATCAACTGCGTCTCATTCTGACCTAGTTTGCTTATTAGATGAAGACAATGCTGGTTTTGGAAATTCACGTACCTAAGGTTGCTAGACACTGCCATGTAGACACCATAGGCAATACTGGTTGACAATACCGGTACATCCTCAGCTTCACCGGCAAAAGTTTTATCAATAGCCTTTCGAACATTGATCAAGGCATTTGTCACACCCGTACCAACCTGAAAGAAGCTGCTGTCAACATTTTCTGCCATTTTGTGGATCATATACCAATAATGCTTGATAAACAAATCTAGAAGCAGGTGATGTTCTTTATGGGATTCACTAGCAAATAAGTAATTGACTCAATCCTCCATCCACGTGTTGAATGAGGGCCACAAAGATGGATACAAAATGACTAACAAATAAGTAATTGACTCAATCCTCCATCCACGTGCTAGCTAGTTATTGAATGAGGGCCACAAAGACGGATACAAAATGGCAGAGACATGCGATAGTTCTTAAAATCTAAACACACAACTATAGGCATGTGATGCACATACatttatatacaaaaacaataacaaattaTCAGTTCTTCGGTTACTATACGTACACACCTAAGTAACTTTTGTTTATGGTCTAATGGTTTAAATCACCATACTTGAAACTTGTATGAGTAAGTCCCTTCCCTATGAACTCTCAACAAAGCAATTAACTGGTACATAGAAGTGTTCTGAAATAACAATATTTTGGTCATGTTTCACATAATTGGTTCAAATGTTGCGTTACTGCCTAGGTATTTGGTGATATACTATTTCGACAACTCCACACTAACTGTCCCAAAAATGAGATGACCTCTAGGATAAAAGATATTGTGTTTAGCTAGAAAATAAATCAGAAAGTTTTGCAATAGAAATGGTAAAAAGAGGAGAAATCATCGTGACTTCCCAGTAGACAACAAGGGAGCATAAAGATAGACATCAGAACATAGCAGGGACCCCTTAGAAGAAAAAATGTCCAAATCCCAATCAGGAGATTAGAGACATGTATGGTATATTTCAACTTACCAAAGAAGCACCAGTTCCAACTGCAAATAGCTTGGCCCCATTACGCTACATGGAAGAATGGGATTCAGTAACATTTTTTTTCGTTTCAAGAGTGGTGTTTCAGAATGATCAAAGGAATACAGAATCGTACCACAATGGCTCCTACTCTCTGTAAAAAGGAATAAGATGTACCAGCCAATGCCACCTGCAAACAGGTATCAAAATCAGGTTTATCTGACTGCAATTTATGTGAGTTGTAGTTTGAACAAATGTCAACAATAATAACCTGAAAAGCATTATCAGGACAGCCATAGAAAAACTTTGCAACAGGTCCAGCACTGACTGCTAGAGCTGG
The Diospyros lotus cultivar Yz01 chromosome 12, ASM1463336v1, whole genome shotgun sequence DNA segment above includes these coding regions:
- the LOC127787706 gene encoding glutamine--fructose-6-phosphate aminotransferase [isomerizing] 1, whose product is MCGIFAYLNYNVNRERRFVLEVLFNGLRRLEYRGYDSAGISIDASNSPSSLSLSPPLVFRQEGNIESLVKSVYQEVATTDLNLEESFSVHAGIAHTRWATHGEPAPRNSHPQTSGSGNEFVVVHNGVVTNYEVLKETLLRHGFTFESETDTEVIPKLAKFVFDKANEEGDKTVTFSQVVLEVIRHLEGAYALIFKSRHYPNELIACKRGSPLLLGVKEYGEETSSGPSFHDVNFLKKDEQPKEFFLSSDANALVEHTKKVLVIEDGELVHLKDGAVSILKFDHKGKHSGSLVRPASVQRALSFLDMEVEQINKGNYEHYMQKEIHEQPESLRTTMRGRLIRGGSCKAKTVLLGGLKDHLKTIRRSRRIVFIGCGTSYNAALAARPILEELSGIPVTMEIASDLLDRQGPIYREDTAVFVSQSGETADTLNALEYALENGALCVGITNTVGSAIARNTHCGVHINAGAEIGVASTKAYTSQIVVMAMLALAIGDDAISSQGRRETIIDGLCELPGKVREVLKLDQEMKDLAKLLIAEQSLLVFGRGYNYATALEGALKVKEVALMHSEGILAGEMKHGPLALVDENLPIVVIATRDACFSKQQSVIQQLHARKGRLIVMCSKGDSASVCVGGSCRVIEVPQVEDCLQPVINVVPLQLLAYHLTVLRGYNVDQPRNLAKSVTTQ